The candidate division WOR-3 bacterium sequence GCCTGGGTTTCGACAGACCATCTGACACAGCTCATTTTATTGTGAAAATTTTTCAAAAAATCAGAATGGGGCTTTTTTTTATTGCCAACGGAAGAAAGTTAAAAAACTGGATGAACATAACAACGGATGAATTTGTTCAAAGATTTAAAGACCCTGTTCTCAGAGAAGCGTTTCTTCAGATCTGGATAACTGATTTTTCGATGTTTTTCATGCTTTTCACCTTCGCGTTTCTTCATAACAAAAACGCCGGTTACCCCATAGGCGGGTCAATGCCTCTTTCAAAAGCGCTTGAAAAAAAATACAGGGAACTTGGCGGAGAGATTCTATATGGAAAGAAAGTTGAAAAAATCCTGACAGTAAAAGACAGGGCGACTGGAGTAAAACTCGCCGACGGAACCGAGTATTGCTCGGACATCGTCGTCTCGGCGGCAGACGGTTATTCGACGATATTCAAGATGCTCGAAGGTAAATACGCCGATGAAAAAACCAGAACACCCTACGAAAAATGGAAAATCTTTCCGTCTCTTGTCTACGTCGCGGTAGGTGTCAACATGACATTCGAAAAAGAGCCGAAAACAGTGTCCGGTATTTGTTTCGAGCTGGAAGAGCCCGTTGAGATCGCCGACTGGAAAACAAAAAATCTCACCGTCCATATTTTCAACCAGGATTCTTCCCTGGCTCCTCAGGGTAAAACTGTACTGACGGTGATGATACCGAGCGGCTATGATTACTGGGTCGATATTTCAAAGGATCAAGAAAAATACAGGCATCAAAAAGAAAAGATAAA is a genomic window containing:
- a CDS encoding NAD(P)/FAD-dependent oxidoreductase, whose amino-acid sequence is MKNESISIIGAGFAGLSAGIYAQINGYKTRILEAHTLPGGLCTAWKRGDFVIDGCVHWLVGSSPKSGMYKLWEEVGIVPGRDFFYAEEYMRYESKDGRTVIFYSDVDKFEKHLLEFSPGDEKPIKEFTEGIRMCLGFDRPSDTAHFIVKIFQKIRMGLFFIANGRKLKNWMNITTDEFVQRFKDPVLREAFLQIWITDFSMFFMLFTFAFLHNKNAGYPIGGSMPLSKALEKKYRELGGEILYGKKVEKILTVKDRATGVKLADGTEYCSDIVVSAADGYSTIFKMLEGKYADEKTRTPYEKWKIFPSLVYVAVGVNMTFEKEPKTVSGICFELEEPVEIADWKTKNLTVHIFNQDSSLAPQGKTVLTVMIPSGYDYWVDISKDQEKYRHQKEKINNNILEILEKRFPGLKEKVEMTDVSTPLTFERYTGNWKGSFEGWLITPENSNVIMKPMNQTLPSLENFYMCGQWVEPGGGLPTGVMSARRLLKKICKKSGKKFTAFVR